From Mycobacterium colombiense CECT 3035:
TCGAGGACGTAGAGGGTGTGGCCTCGCCGGGGCCGCTGCAGTTCGGCGGCGAGCTTGATCCGCTGCGCCTCGCCACCCGACAGCTCGGTCGCGGGCTGTCCGAGACGCAGATAGCCCAGTCCGACCTCTTGCAGCGTGGTCAGGCTCCGCGCGGCGCTGGCGACGTCGGCCAAAAACTCCGATGCCTCGTCCACGGTCATCGCGAGCACGTCGGCGATCGTGCGGTCGCGATAGCGCACCTCGAGTGTCTCGTCGGAGTACCGCGCTCCTCGGCAGGCCGGGCATGTGGCGTATGTGCCTGGCAGAAACAACAATTCGACCGAGACGAACCCCTCACCCTGACATGTGGAGCAGCGACCTTCGGCCACGTTGAACGAGAACCTGCCCGCCGTCCACCCGCGGCGACGCGCCTTCGGGGTCGCAGCGAATTCACGGCGCACGGCGTCGAACAAGCCGGTGTAGGTCGCCAGCGTCGAGCGCGGCGTGCGTCCGATCGGGCGCTGGTCGACGGATACCAGCCGGTTGATCTCCTCGGCCCCGTCCGCCCGCACGCCGACACTGGCGTCGTGATCGAGATCAATGATCCCGCTGTCGGTTTCGTCGTCATCGGGGTCGGCCGGCTCGGCGGCTCGTCCGGTGCCGAGATGGCTGTGCACGACGTCGCCGAGGACCTTGACGACGAGCGTCGACTTGCCTGAGCCGGACACTCCGGTGACCGCCGTGTACACGCCGAGTGGCAGGTCCACGTCGAGGTCTCGCAGGTTGTGGAAGCAGATTCCGCGCAGCCGCAGCCGCCCGGACGGCGTGCGCGGCTGACGGCACGGCGGCCCCGATCCGTCGAAAAGGTACCTACGAGTGACCGAGCCCTCGATGTCGGCGAGGCCCGCCACCGGGCCGCTGTAGAGCACACCCCCGCCAAGCTCTCCGGCCCCAGGTCCCACGTCGACGATCCAATCGGCACGGCGTACCACGTCCATGTCGTGCTCGACCACGAACAGCGAGTTGCCCGCGCGCCGAAGCCGATCGAGCACCTCGAGCAGCGGTTCGGCGTCGGCGGGGTGCAGGCCGGCCGACGGCTCGTCCAACACATAGAGCACGCCGAACAAGCCCGCGCGCAGTTGGGTGGCGAGCCGCAACCGCTGCAGTTCGCCGGGTGACACGGTCGGAGTGCGGCGAGAAAGCGTGAGATAGCCGAGGCCGAGATCGATGAGGACCTGCAGGCGTGCGACGAGGTCGGCGGCGATCATGGTCGCCACTTCCGTCAGCTCACCGGATTTCGTGGACTCGTACGCGGCGGCCGCATCGGTCCGAGAAGCCGTCGGGCGCAACGCATCAGCAAGCTCGGCCAACGGCATCGCGGTGTAGTCGGCGATGGTTCGCCCGGCGAAGGTCACCTTCAGCGCCTCCGGCCGCAACCCCGAGCCGTCGCATACGGGGCACTCGACGCTGTCGACGAACTGCAGCACGCGGCGACGCATCATCGCGCTGTGGGAGTTGGCCAATGTGTGGCGGACGTGACGTTCGGCGCTGGAGAACGTGCCGTTGTAGTAATAATCGGCCTGCACGGGGTGCTGGCTCGGATCGATTTCGACCGTTGGCTGCTCATCGGTGAACAGAATCCAATTGCGTTGCCGCTTCGGGAGTTTGCACCATGGCTTGTCGATGTCATACCCCAGCGTGACGAGGATGTCGCGAAGGTTTTGGCCCTGCCATGCGCCCGGCCACGCGGCAACGGCGCCTTCGCGAATGGTCAGCGCGGGGTCTGGTACCAGCGTCTCTTCGGTCACCCGATGGATCCGTCCCAACCCGTGGCATTCGGGGCACGCCCCCACTGCGGTGTTCGGTGAGAACGCATCGGAGTCCAGGCGTTCCGTGGCCCCCCGGGGGTAGGTGCCGGCACGGGAGAACAGCATCCTCAGCAGGTTCGACAGGGTGGTGACGGTGCCGACCGTCGATCGCGACGTCGCCGAACCGCGGCGCTGCTGCAGCGCGACGGCAGGCGGTAGTCCGGTGATGTCATCCACCTTCGGTGCGCCGGTGGGCAATAGCAGCCGACGGGCGTACGGGGCGACCGATTCGAAGTACCGGCGCTGCGCCTCGGCATAGATGGTCCCGAAGGCCAACGACGATTTTCCGGATCCGGAGATTCCGGTGAACGCGACCAGCGCATCCCGCGGCGCTACGACGTCGACA
This genomic window contains:
- a CDS encoding excinuclease ABC subunit UvrA, producing the protein MTQMPDRSADEIDPCVRVYGARVHNLRGVDVVAPRDALVAFTGISGSGKSSLAFGTIYAEAQRRYFESVAPYARRLLLPTGAPKVDDITGLPPAVALQQRRGSATSRSTVGTVTTLSNLLRMLFSRAGTYPRGATERLDSDAFSPNTAVGACPECHGLGRIHRVTEETLVPDPALTIREGAVAAWPGAWQGQNLRDILVTLGYDIDKPWCKLPKRQRNWILFTDEQPTVEIDPSQHPVQADYYYNGTFSSAERHVRHTLANSHSAMMRRRVLQFVDSVECPVCDGSGLRPEALKVTFAGRTIADYTAMPLAELADALRPTASRTDAAAAYESTKSGELTEVATMIAADLVARLQVLIDLGLGYLTLSRRTPTVSPGELQRLRLATQLRAGLFGVLYVLDEPSAGLHPADAEPLLEVLDRLRRAGNSLFVVEHDMDVVRRADWIVDVGPGAGELGGGVLYSGPVAGLADIEGSVTRRYLFDGSGPPCRQPRTPSGRLRLRGICFHNLRDLDVDLPLGVYTAVTGVSGSGKSTLVVKVLGDVVHSHLGTGRAAEPADPDDDETDSGIIDLDHDASVGVRADGAEEINRLVSVDQRPIGRTPRSTLATYTGLFDAVRREFAATPKARRRGWTAGRFSFNVAEGRCSTCQGEGFVSVELLFLPGTYATCPACRGARYSDETLEVRYRDRTIADVLAMTVDEASEFLADVASAARSLTTLQEVGLGYLRLGQPATELSGGEAQRIKLAAELQRPRRGHTLYVLDEPTTGLHPADVDLLDRQLHRLVDAGNTVVVAEHDMRMVAGADWVIDLGPGAGSDGGRVVAAGPPTKVARAKHSRTAPYLAKRLARAESA